A single genomic interval of Legionella israelensis harbors:
- the ptsP gene encoding phosphoenolpyruvate--protein phosphotransferase has protein sequence MLKILKRIVQDVTTANDLSEALGVLVKRVSKAIDAEAVSVYLIDNKTAEYVLIATEGLNKYAESRVRIALDCGLLGLVGRREEPINLEDASLHPDYYENPLLGEEHLKGFLGVPVIQHRKLYGVMIIQQTESRCFDDAEEAFLITLAAQLGGVIAHAEATGELEALTRPKKSLGVTKVEVAQASLTGIGSVPGVAIGTGVVVYPPADLDAVPRHLADDVDNEVAVFYQALESVKDDMRRLGKRIKSTVVADEEHALFDVYLRILDKDSLGAEVASVIREEKLSAQAALASVIKKHVQQFESVEDDYLRERASDFRDLGRRVLAELQLTQRQEIDYPRRTVLIGEEITASELAEVPEGQLVGVISAKGSNNSHVAILARALGVPTVMGVRGLKVEHLSRRAVVVDGYYGHVFISPSKAVLAEFKQLLQEEEELNQSLVSLRDKPAETTDNYRISLQVNTGLAMDAGLSMSVGAEGIGLYRSEIPFMSRDRFPSEDEQTIIYRQLLKAFAPRQVTMRTLDIGGDKLLPYFPVKEDNPYLGWRGIRITLDHPDVFLIQVRAMMRASEELNNLRIMLPMVTTLGEVDEAVYLIEQAYEELLEEGCKIEKPPLGVMIEVPAAAYLSRELAKRVNFLSVGSNDLTQYVLAVDRNNARVAELYDALHPAMLRMLMKIVEGGHAAGVEVSICGEMASDPLAVVLLLAMGFDTLSMNSASLPRVKWVIRHFSLANARRILAEVLELEHPAEIRLLLRKALEEEGLGGLIRAGKS, from the coding sequence ATGCTAAAAATACTGAAACGAATCGTTCAAGATGTAACGACGGCTAATGATTTATCCGAAGCCCTGGGCGTATTGGTTAAGCGTGTGAGCAAAGCCATAGATGCCGAGGCCGTTTCTGTATATCTCATTGACAATAAAACCGCTGAATATGTATTGATTGCAACTGAAGGTTTAAATAAATATGCCGAGTCAAGGGTACGTATCGCTCTTGACTGTGGTTTGCTGGGTCTGGTAGGTCGCCGCGAAGAACCGATTAACCTGGAGGATGCCTCTTTACATCCTGACTATTACGAGAATCCCTTATTGGGAGAGGAGCATCTAAAGGGTTTTTTAGGGGTTCCTGTTATCCAACATCGCAAGCTGTACGGCGTGATGATCATTCAGCAAACTGAGTCACGATGTTTCGATGATGCTGAAGAAGCTTTTTTAATTACACTTGCCGCACAGCTTGGGGGAGTCATCGCTCATGCAGAGGCAACGGGTGAACTTGAGGCATTGACGCGACCCAAAAAATCCCTTGGCGTTACAAAAGTGGAAGTGGCGCAAGCTTCTTTGACGGGGATTGGTAGTGTTCCTGGGGTGGCGATTGGAACCGGTGTGGTGGTTTATCCACCTGCCGATCTGGATGCTGTTCCCAGGCATTTGGCTGATGATGTGGACAATGAAGTCGCGGTTTTTTACCAGGCACTGGAATCGGTAAAAGACGATATGCGTCGTTTGGGCAAGCGAATTAAATCCACTGTTGTGGCGGATGAAGAACATGCCTTGTTTGATGTGTATCTGCGCATCCTGGATAAAGACAGCCTGGGAGCTGAAGTAGCCAGCGTGATTCGGGAGGAAAAATTGAGCGCGCAGGCAGCCTTAGCTTCTGTCATCAAAAAACACGTCCAGCAGTTTGAATCCGTCGAAGATGATTATTTGCGGGAGAGAGCCAGTGACTTTCGTGATTTGGGTCGCCGCGTTCTGGCTGAGTTACAGCTGACACAGCGGCAGGAAATTGACTATCCTCGCCGGACAGTGTTGATTGGAGAAGAAATCACGGCCTCTGAACTCGCTGAGGTACCTGAAGGACAACTGGTTGGTGTTATTTCTGCAAAGGGCTCAAATAACTCGCATGTGGCTATTTTGGCTCGGGCATTAGGTGTGCCAACCGTTATGGGGGTTCGCGGGTTAAAAGTGGAACATCTCTCTCGTCGTGCAGTGGTGGTGGATGGTTACTATGGCCATGTTTTTATTTCTCCTTCCAAAGCGGTGTTGGCTGAGTTTAAACAGCTTCTTCAGGAAGAAGAAGAATTGAATCAAAGTCTGGTTAGTCTGCGGGATAAACCGGCTGAAACCACGGACAATTACCGTATTTCTTTACAGGTCAACACCGGTTTAGCCATGGATGCCGGTTTGTCAATGAGTGTAGGCGCTGAAGGCATTGGTTTATATCGTTCTGAAATACCTTTTATGAGCCGGGATCGCTTTCCTTCTGAGGATGAGCAAACCATTATTTATCGCCAGCTGTTAAAAGCTTTCGCACCTCGTCAGGTGACGATGCGCACACTGGATATTGGCGGGGATAAGCTTTTGCCTTATTTTCCGGTAAAAGAGGATAATCCTTATCTGGGCTGGAGGGGAATCAGGATAACACTGGATCATCCCGATGTCTTTTTGATTCAGGTGAGAGCAATGATGCGGGCCAGTGAAGAACTTAATAATTTACGTATTATGTTGCCGATGGTAACCACTTTAGGAGAAGTGGATGAAGCCGTTTATCTTATTGAGCAGGCTTATGAGGAATTGCTTGAAGAAGGATGTAAAATTGAGAAGCCACCGCTGGGCGTTATGATTGAGGTGCCTGCTGCTGCCTATTTATCACGCGAGTTGGCCAAGCGTGTTAATTTTCTTTCCGTAGGTAGCAATGATTTGACCCAATATGTACTGGCTGTTGACAGAAATAATGCCAGAGTTGCAGAATTATATGATGCATTACACCCAGCCATGTTACGCATGTTAATGAAAATTGTGGAGGGAGGGCATGCGGCGGGCGTTGAAGTCAGTATTTGCGGCGAGATGGCCAGTGATCCCTTAGCGGTGGTTTTGTTGTTGGCTATGGGATTTGATACCTTAAGTATGAATTCTGCCAGCTTGCCTCGTGTTAAATGGGTCATTCGCCATTTTTCCCTGGCCAATGCCCGACGAATTCTTGCTGAAGTTCTGGAACTGGAGCATCCTGCAGAAATTCGCTTGCTTTTGCGAAAAGCATTGGAAGAAGAAGGTCTAGGTGGGCTTATAAGGGCAGGGAAATCATGA
- a CDS encoding RNA pyrophosphohydrolase, translating to MVIDRAGYRLNVGIILVNNYGRVFWGRRYGHDAWQFPQGGLATGETAMQAMFRELREEVGLEKDDVEILGSTRRWLKYRLPKQYLRHGSTPLVIGQKQKWFLLRLIASEQKVRLDLSDSPEFDSWRWIDFHEPGQQVIFFKRQVYVQALKELEPLLKNRRHPFIGRKKKK from the coding sequence ATGGTGATTGATCGCGCCGGTTATCGATTGAATGTTGGAATCATTCTCGTCAATAATTACGGCAGAGTTTTTTGGGGGCGACGGTATGGGCACGATGCCTGGCAGTTTCCGCAAGGCGGGCTTGCTACAGGCGAAACGGCCATGCAGGCCATGTTCAGGGAATTACGAGAAGAAGTGGGCTTGGAAAAGGATGACGTGGAAATTTTGGGCTCAACGCGACGCTGGTTGAAATATCGTTTGCCTAAGCAATATTTGCGTCATGGCAGCACACCTTTGGTGATCGGCCAGAAGCAAAAATGGTTTTTGTTGCGTTTGATAGCCAGTGAACAAAAAGTTCGCTTAGACTTAAGTGACTCCCCTGAATTTGACAGCTGGCGATGGATTGATTTTCATGAACCTGGACAGCAGGTTATTTTTTTCAAGCGTCAGGTGTATGTTCAGGCGTTAAAAGAGTTAGAGCCCCTGCTGAAAAATCGTCGACACCCCTTCATTGGTCGTAAGAAAAAAAAGTGA
- the ansA gene encoding asparaginase: MKKKRIFIINTGGTISSIKTPQGYQPAQDYIEGALKQIPTLSHPAMPDYTIKEYKPLLDSSNMTVHDWNHIAKDIADHYEAFDGFIVFHGTDTMAYTASILSFMLENLAKPVIVTGSQIPLSEIRSDGIDNVITSLWLCATQPIYEVCIYFNQQLLRGNRTQKVNAQSFNAFNSPNYPPLARIGIHIELNREYLRPKPEGDFHLHTIFPSFIANFRLFPGFSSEVLGYILNQPLKGLILESYGTGNAQNNDPHFLHLLKKACDKGVIIVNCTQCHQGKVEMNQYATGMSLKKAGLISGHDMTPEAAHCKLLYLLSKHQNIQHIKTWVETDLCGELSH, translated from the coding sequence ATGAAAAAAAAACGCATTTTTATCATCAATACGGGCGGTACCATCAGCAGCATTAAAACTCCGCAGGGTTATCAGCCTGCCCAGGATTACATTGAAGGGGCCTTGAAACAGATTCCGACTCTGTCCCATCCAGCCATGCCTGATTATACCATCAAGGAATACAAACCACTGCTTGACTCATCCAACATGACCGTCCATGACTGGAACCATATTGCCAAAGACATTGCCGATCATTATGAAGCGTTCGACGGATTTATCGTTTTTCATGGCACAGATACCATGGCCTATACCGCTTCCATTCTCTCTTTTATGCTGGAAAATCTGGCCAAGCCCGTTATTGTGACCGGTTCTCAGATCCCGTTGTCAGAAATACGCAGTGATGGAATTGACAATGTCATCACCTCACTCTGGCTTTGCGCAACCCAACCCATTTATGAAGTATGTATCTATTTTAATCAACAATTATTGCGGGGCAATCGAACACAAAAAGTCAATGCGCAAAGTTTTAATGCCTTTAATTCACCTAACTATCCTCCTTTAGCACGTATCGGAATTCATATTGAACTGAACCGTGAATACTTACGCCCTAAACCAGAAGGAGATTTTCACCTGCATACTATTTTTCCCAGTTTTATTGCCAATTTTCGTCTTTTTCCCGGTTTTTCCTCTGAAGTTCTCGGTTATATTTTAAATCAACCACTGAAAGGCCTCATATTGGAAAGTTATGGCACAGGTAATGCGCAAAATAATGATCCACATTTTCTTCATCTGCTCAAAAAAGCCTGTGACAAGGGAGTGATTATTGTCAATTGCACACAGTGTCACCAGGGAAAAGTGGAAATGAATCAATATGCCACCGGTATGTCGCTTAAGAAAGCAGGCCTCATCAGCGGTCATGACATGACACCTGAGGCCGCTCATTGCAAGCTCCTTTATTTACTGAGCAAACATCAGAACATTCAACACATCAAAACATGGGTTGAAACGGATTTGTGCGGTGAGCTGAGTCATTAG
- a CDS encoding VUT family protein — protein sequence MISCLLLLINLSFKIVAVSGLVFTASSLLCPLITWFYLLALRQCSLAEQRHILNLSLMGVYIFSIGVYLLVNLPAAEYMHNNPVYQIVFEDIPKKFFATVFAFGVSFYLPHILFSRKRDSFFSSTKNAVLLAVFGGMSFFAVDFYFLFSVPRIQNFQLIFFDSFLICASLLLIIGVSYLAWSVSYGKDMKKKEKVAQKLPIFYYLVCIAVAILLICLACEYRLVTLNGQWTLTANGLLFPIALMSGTLIGELYGYRASILLTVILILAQLFFDALLMLAVALPSPDFFNLNPFYSIILPRRIPAATVALLIIFLSNGFLLDRLRRLPWLTSRAARMFIANFCARTLLVLVSYSLLFTGVYSYEQMLTLAFNAWVYKNIFELLILPLLVWVCHALEKRLQNEQDSSLSLTNTSKARSTIS from the coding sequence ATGATTTCATGCTTGCTGCTCTTAATTAATCTTTCCTTTAAAATCGTTGCTGTATCGGGCTTGGTTTTTACTGCCAGCAGTCTGTTATGCCCTTTGATAACATGGTTTTATTTACTTGCCCTGCGACAGTGCTCGCTGGCTGAACAGCGGCATATTCTGAATTTGTCATTAATGGGTGTCTACATTTTTTCTATCGGGGTGTATTTACTGGTTAATCTTCCAGCTGCCGAGTACATGCATAACAATCCCGTATATCAGATCGTTTTTGAAGACATCCCCAAGAAATTTTTTGCAACAGTCTTTGCTTTTGGAGTGAGTTTTTATCTGCCTCATATTTTATTTAGTCGAAAACGGGATTCCTTCTTCTCCTCAACAAAAAATGCCGTTCTTTTAGCTGTTTTTGGGGGGATGAGCTTTTTTGCTGTTGATTTTTATTTTCTGTTCTCTGTGCCAAGAATTCAGAATTTTCAATTGATCTTTTTTGACTCCTTTCTTATTTGTGCAAGCCTTCTTTTAATCATAGGGGTCAGTTATCTTGCTTGGTCCGTGAGTTATGGAAAAGACATGAAAAAAAAGGAGAAGGTGGCGCAGAAGCTACCTATATTCTATTACTTAGTTTGTATCGCTGTCGCTATTTTACTGATTTGCTTAGCCTGTGAATATCGTTTGGTGACTCTTAATGGGCAATGGACTTTAACAGCAAACGGTTTATTATTTCCAATAGCTTTGATGTCCGGTACCTTGATTGGTGAGCTTTATGGTTATAGAGCTTCAATTTTGCTGACCGTGATATTGATTCTTGCGCAATTGTTTTTTGATGCCTTATTGATGCTTGCCGTAGCTTTACCCTCCCCCGATTTTTTTAACTTAAATCCTTTTTACTCCATCATTTTACCGCGACGTATTCCTGCAGCAACGGTAGCGCTATTGATTATTTTTTTAAGCAATGGCTTTCTTCTTGATCGGTTACGTCGTTTGCCCTGGCTTACCAGTCGGGCAGCACGAATGTTTATTGCCAATTTCTGTGCCAGAACCCTTCTGGTTCTCGTCAGCTACAGCTTATTATTTACTGGTGTTTACAGTTATGAACAGATGTTAACGCTTGCCTTCAATGCCTGGGTATACAAAAATATTTTTGAACTTCTTATCTTGCCTCTATTGGTTTGGGTGTGTCATGCCTTGGAAAAGCGTTTACAGAATGAACAGGACAGCAGCCTGTCATTGACAAACACGAGTAAAGCCAGGTCAACCATTTCATAA
- the corA gene encoding magnesium/cobalt transporter CorA translates to MAEYNRQASAKIGMLPGTAIYVGKEPPQSTRILTHIYDSQSYQVLEGFQSNDIQKALKSGNNVWVDIIGLADSTQINDLCLEFSIHPLIIEDLLNTHQRPKLDIFEEYLFIVFKLLDNPPHKPSYNSEQFSMVLKSNLLLTVRETEDYSLHDLYKSLALKQSIIREHGTDYLAYLIMDNIIDDYFNFVEETALSLEKMEDLLIKDPEAIKLDMLYTIKRRTLTLRKTIAPIKDIVHLLLTEQNNWIRKKHHLYYRDLHDHCTRLLEMVDLHRDMTTSMLDIYLSTLNNRMNETMKLLTLFASIFIPLTFIAGIYGMNFEYMPELKLRYAYPVVLIGMAALAFIMLYYFKRKKLL, encoded by the coding sequence GTGGCTGAATATAACAGGCAGGCTTCAGCAAAAATTGGTATGTTACCAGGCACAGCAATATATGTCGGTAAAGAGCCTCCGCAATCCACCAGAATCCTTACACATATATACGATTCTCAAAGCTATCAGGTTCTTGAAGGTTTCCAAAGCAATGACATTCAAAAAGCACTGAAATCAGGAAACAATGTCTGGGTGGATATTATAGGACTTGCCGACAGCACCCAAATCAACGATTTGTGCCTCGAATTTTCCATACATCCTTTAATCATTGAAGACTTACTCAACACGCATCAAAGACCTAAGCTGGATATTTTTGAGGAATACTTATTTATCGTTTTTAAGTTACTGGATAATCCGCCTCACAAGCCGTCTTATAACAGTGAACAATTCAGCATGGTTCTAAAAAGCAATCTTTTGCTCACCGTCAGAGAAACAGAGGATTATTCCTTACATGATCTTTATAAAAGTCTCGCCTTAAAACAATCTATTATCAGAGAACATGGTACCGACTATCTTGCTTATCTCATTATGGACAATATCATTGATGATTATTTCAATTTTGTGGAAGAAACGGCTTTGAGTCTTGAAAAAATGGAGGATCTTCTCATTAAAGATCCAGAAGCAATTAAACTGGATATGCTTTATACCATCAAACGAAGGACCTTGACTCTGCGTAAAACGATAGCTCCCATAAAAGATATTGTGCATCTGCTGCTAACTGAGCAAAACAATTGGATCCGTAAAAAACACCATCTTTATTATCGTGATCTGCATGATCATTGTACCCGTCTGCTGGAAATGGTGGATCTGCACCGGGATATGACCACCAGTATGCTGGATATTTATTTGTCCACATTGAACAATCGTATGAATGAAACCATGAAGCTGTTAACTTTATTTGCCAGCATTTTCATTCCCTTGACCTTCATAGCTGGAATTTATGGCATGAATTTTGAGTACATGCCAGAATTAAAATTACGTTATGCTTATCCTGTGGTACTTATAGGTATGGCAGCGTTAGCCTTTATTATGCTATATTATTTTAAGCGAAAAAAACTGTTGTAA